Genomic window (Hydrogenimonas cancrithermarum):
GGCGATCATCATGATCGTCTATCTGCAGGAGAGCGTGCATGAAGCGAAAGAGCGTTACGGAACGCTCGACAAGAAGCAGCTTCGAAAAGCGATCTTCGAAGGCGCCGTACAGCGGGTGCGACCGAAACTGATGACCGTCTTCGCGATCCTGGCCGGATTGCTGCCGATTATGGTCAGCCACGGCGTCGGCAGCGAAGTGATGCAGCGCATCGCCGCCCCGATGATCGGCGGCGTCGTCAGCTCGGCGGTGCTGAGCCTGTTGATCATTCCGATTTTGTACGAGATTTACGCGGCACGCAGGTATTTGTCGAACTGACATCAAAGGAGTATTCCATGTTAGCAGGCAATTTATTGACAACTATTCTCAAATAGGTTAGAATGAACCACTGATCTTACGAAAGGAGAGCACGTGGGCAAAAAAGCGATTCATCTGATGCTGCTGTTGTCGCTTTTTTTGAATATTGCGCATGCCACCGTCATCTCCTTGACTGAATCGTGCGACCATGAAACGGTTTGCGAATATGTGATCGAGCTCGATCACGGGAGTGATTGCGGGGATCTGTGCGATATGCACCATATGTTTCACCTCAGTGCCATACCCACCGCAACACTCCTCGTCATTCCCGGACTTTCGATCTCCGCAAGCGTCGATTACAGCCCGGGGCACTATCTGCCGCCCCATCTCGAACCCTCCTACCGCCCTCCTATCGTTTAATCTTTCTCCAAAACAACTGAATCACTCCTTATCTAATTTAAGGAGAACTCTACCCATTTTACAAGGATGAACGATGAAACTCTTTCTGACTATCTGTCTATGCGCCGCTGCAGGCTTTGCCGTCGACTTCAAGACATTTGAAACAATGGCGCTCCAAAATGCCCCGGCGATGCAGGCGGCCCGGCTCGAGAACAATGCTGCGAAACTTCAGGGGCGTATCGCACTGCGTTACGCCAACCCGTCGATCGAGGGGGAAGTGAGCGGCTTCGACGCCGATGCCGGAGGAAGCGATACCGGCTGGCGCACCGCGATTTCGCAGCCTGTTCGGGTTTTCGGACTGGGTCATGACCTGCAACGCTATGCCGACAGGCTGAACATTCTGGCGGAGAAAGGGTACGAAAAGGGCCGTGCCGGCTTTATGGTGCAGCTTCGCCACCGCTATGTCGATTATGTCAAGGCCGTACACGCCAAAGCGCTCCTGGAACAGAAGATCGCACTGGCCAAACGGCTCGAGACGATCGCGCAGGAGCGTTTCGAAAACGGTGCCGGCACCCGTGCCAAAGTGATGCAGGCGTCGCTACAGCGCATCGCGGCCGAAACGAAGTTGATCGAAGGGCAAAGAGAGATCGTTGCACGCTACTACGACCTGCTGGCAGATGCGGGGATGACAGAACAGGTGACACTCGATGCAGCCTTTCTCTACCCTGTCGAAGTCGACAACCACGCCGATACGGCATTGAAAAATCCCGAGCTCCAAG
Coding sequences:
- a CDS encoding TolC family protein, whose protein sequence is MKLFLTICLCAAAGFAVDFKTFETMALQNAPAMQAARLENNAAKLQGRIALRYANPSIEGEVSGFDADAGGSDTGWRTAISQPVRVFGLGHDLQRYADRLNILAEKGYEKGRAGFMVQLRHRYVDYVKAVHAKALLEQKIALAKRLETIAQERFENGAGTRAKVMQASLQRIAAETKLIEGQREIVARYYDLLADAGMTEQVTLDAAFLYPVEVDNHADTALKNPELQAMQALSNLYEAEAKTHDRSIKAYQLFAEYEEEPDQSIARFGVGIDLPLFNRNKEEYQLARIRVQQASLRVAQLKSEQKAQLESLQLQLATLGKHYAALKQRLEKEQELLSLFEEGYRAAQSSLLDLIQTKNALIDTKRQLLETEYLANLYHIQIDYLKGKLK